In a single window of the Rhodothermales bacterium genome:
- a CDS encoding MMPL family transporter produces MERLFESLRPLIHAIVRSPFAVVAVALVLAALGLVSATRLKIDTDLANLLPDDYVSVQALERLRATVGSETPVDVAIESPSFAANKRFAEALIPQALALQWRGEPVFTRVDFRKDTTFLAQNALYFASDEELDQLQYFLEDTAEEARLEANPFFVDLDDDLGLDEEESDAGGLEGLRDLQPREYAVSPDSTVLALRFYPSGAQTNIGFIRDTYRQLDSLVAAVQPAQFDPQMEVTTAGRLLRQQIEIEAITNDVQSSFGLGAAAVLLFVVLYFLYKALQVRGRTRRVVLSELARLPVTAGLIGIPLLMSLAWTFGIAGAVFGALNLMTSTLALVLFGLGIDYGIHFYARYTEERGHGLSPADAAEMTFVSTGQAVAVSAATTAIALFALTIADFRGFSEFGFIGGLGIVFALFAMLLVLPALLILSERFGLLRLEAHDDEPVVAADPRPFPAARTILAASLVAVVLSLFALPQERFEYNFSSLEPEYRDYYDRADRLSGVYPSSNRRNPAYIVVDDASDVEPLVVELRRRAGEDTLILAVESLQERFPTTPEAARAKLDWIAEIRELTDDPFLAADTTGEIARVRRAASTTAPIALADVPDELKQTFTSKSGEVGNFVIVYPRGSLSEDARLSMAFSDEVGVVEVEGETYYAGSTSIVAAEMLRLMLAEAPLMVGITFALIALLMFLVFRSVKWALLALVPLVVGVLWMLGLMVLAGVSLTFYNLVVLPAVLGIGNDCGVHLVHRYREEGPGSLRYVLRSTGEHVTMGALTTMIGFSGLLLSFHPGLRSIGLLALIGIGATLLAALLFLPALLQWMEDREAVEPATTP; encoded by the coding sequence ATCGTGCGGAGCCCGTTCGCCGTCGTCGCCGTCGCGCTCGTGCTCGCCGCGCTCGGGCTCGTGTCCGCGACGCGGCTGAAGATCGACACGGACCTCGCGAACCTGCTGCCCGACGACTACGTGAGCGTGCAGGCGCTCGAGCGGCTCCGCGCCACCGTCGGCTCGGAAACGCCCGTCGACGTCGCCATCGAAAGCCCGTCGTTCGCGGCGAACAAGCGCTTCGCCGAGGCGCTAATCCCGCAGGCCCTTGCCCTTCAGTGGCGCGGCGAGCCCGTCTTCACCCGCGTCGACTTTCGGAAGGACACGACATTCCTCGCGCAGAACGCGCTCTATTTCGCCTCCGACGAGGAATTGGACCAGCTCCAGTATTTCCTCGAAGACACGGCCGAGGAGGCGCGGCTCGAAGCCAATCCGTTCTTCGTCGACCTCGACGACGACCTCGGGCTCGACGAAGAGGAGTCGGACGCGGGAGGGTTGGAAGGCCTCCGCGACCTGCAGCCGCGCGAGTATGCCGTCTCGCCCGACTCGACCGTGCTCGCCCTCCGGTTCTATCCGAGCGGCGCGCAGACCAACATCGGCTTCATTCGCGACACGTACCGGCAGCTCGACTCGCTCGTGGCAGCGGTGCAGCCCGCGCAGTTCGATCCGCAGATGGAGGTCACGACGGCCGGCCGCCTCCTCCGGCAGCAGATCGAAATCGAGGCGATCACGAACGACGTGCAGAGCAGCTTCGGGCTCGGTGCCGCCGCCGTGCTGCTCTTCGTCGTGCTCTACTTCCTGTACAAAGCGCTCCAGGTTCGCGGACGGACGCGGCGCGTCGTACTCAGCGAACTCGCCCGGCTGCCGGTGACGGCGGGGCTCATCGGCATCCCCCTCCTGATGAGTCTGGCGTGGACGTTCGGGATCGCGGGCGCCGTGTTCGGCGCGCTGAACCTGATGACGTCGACACTCGCGCTCGTCCTCTTCGGGCTCGGAATCGACTACGGCATCCACTTCTACGCGCGCTATACGGAAGAGCGCGGGCACGGGCTGAGCCCCGCCGACGCCGCCGAAATGACGTTCGTCTCGACCGGGCAGGCCGTCGCCGTCAGCGCCGCGACGACGGCGATCGCCCTCTTCGCGCTCACGATCGCTGACTTCCGTGGCTTCAGCGAGTTCGGGTTCATCGGCGGCCTCGGGATCGTGTTCGCCCTCTTCGCGATGCTGCTCGTCCTCCCGGCGCTCCTCATCCTCAGCGAGCGGTTCGGGCTGCTCCGCCTCGAAGCGCACGACGACGAGCCCGTCGTGGCGGCCGATCCGCGGCCGTTCCCGGCCGCGCGGACGATCCTCGCCGCGAGCCTCGTCGCCGTCGTGCTGTCGCTCTTCGCGCTGCCGCAGGAGCGGTTCGAGTACAACTTCAGCAGTTTGGAGCCCGAGTACCGCGACTACTACGACCGCGCCGACCGGCTCTCCGGCGTCTACCCGTCGAGCAACCGTCGCAACCCGGCGTACATCGTCGTGGACGACGCGTCCGACGTGGAGCCGCTCGTCGTGGAACTGCGGCGCCGGGCCGGCGAGGACACGCTGATCCTCGCCGTCGAGAGCCTGCAGGAGCGGTTTCCGACGACGCCGGAGGCCGCCCGCGCCAAGCTCGACTGGATCGCCGAGATCCGCGAACTCACGGACGACCCGTTCCTCGCGGCGGACACGACCGGCGAGATCGCTCGCGTCCGCCGCGCCGCGAGCACGACCGCGCCGATTGCCCTCGCCGACGTACCCGACGAACTCAAGCAGACGTTCACGTCGAAGTCGGGCGAGGTCGGCAACTTCGTCATCGTGTACCCGCGCGGCTCGCTCTCCGAAGACGCCCGCCTCTCGATGGCCTTCTCCGACGAGGTCGGCGTCGTGGAGGTGGAGGGAGAGACGTACTACGCCGGGTCGACGTCGATCGTCGCGGCAGAGATGCTGCGGCTGATGCTCGCCGAGGCGCCGCTGATGGTCGGCATCACCTTTGCACTGATCGCGCTGCTCATGTTCCTCGTCTTCCGCTCCGTCAAGTGGGCGCTCCTCGCGCTCGTGCCGCTCGTCGTCGGCGTCCTCTGGATGCTCGGGCTGATGGTACTAGCCGGCGTCTCCCTCACGTTCTACAACCTCGTCGTGCTCCCGGCCGTGCTCGGCATCGGCAACGACTGCGGGGTGCACCTCGTCCACCGTTATCGGGAGGAGGGGCCGGGCTCGCTCCGCTACGTCCTCCGCTCCACCGGCGAGCATGTCACGATGGGAGCGCTCACGACGATGATCGGGTTCTCCGGCCTCCTGCTCTCGTTCCACCCCGGCCTCCGCTCGATCGGACTCCTCGCCCTCATCGGGATCGGCGCGACGCTCCTCGCCGCGCTCCTCTTCCTCCCGGCCTTGCTGCAGTGGATGGAAGATCGTGAGGCGGTTGAGCCAGCAACGACTCCTTGA